ATGACGGGGCCGATGACCTGGACCACGCGGCCCACCTGCTGGGTGGGCGCGGGCACTGTGGCCCGCTCGGGGGCAATCGCTGCCATGTATGCTTTCTCCTCGCTCGTGGGATCTCGCGTGTTATTCCAGCGCCGCCGCACCGCCGACGATCTCGGCGATTTCCTGCGTGATGGCCGCCTGCCGCACGCGGTTGTACGTCCGCGTGAGCGTTTCCAGGATGTCGCC
This Longimicrobium sp. DNA region includes the following protein-coding sequences:
- a CDS encoding F0F1 ATP synthase subunit gamma → GDILETLTRTYNRVRQAAITQEIAEIVGGAAALE